A window of Acinetobacter sp. TR3 contains these coding sequences:
- a CDS encoding DUF4062 domain-containing protein: protein MQDTRYQVFISTSGNEMQPERAVLTQTLVGMGFFSWGLEQRTPLSTSIARRQIDDCDYVVILLGSQYGEQSVSGVGYMHLEYIYAMTKQKPVIVFMHEDPESRDAVLHDHKLELREKFKEFRKQLQHEVDQVFTYRTLRDLELAVRSNMPQMLERYPVVGWVRPQNTQVLQDEIDSLRAKVKQLETEVGSREVDPIATVPKVSMHEIYSFEYRMHAYQDGNFKEVKPFRKMTWAQLLNVLGASFVIPTPEEYFSKRMNEYLNETGLDDARVEMPRAHAVSRAQINIRALHEIKTQMRQNEWIIPTGRDDRQRMLWQLTSKGQKLLESNILDSNRVFQFKTMH, encoded by the coding sequence ATGCAAGATACCCGTTATCAAGTGTTTATTTCTACGTCTGGCAATGAAATGCAACCAGAGCGAGCAGTCTTGACTCAAACTTTGGTTGGGATGGGGTTCTTTTCGTGGGGCTTAGAACAGCGCACACCATTAAGTACCTCTATTGCTCGTCGTCAAATAGATGACTGTGATTACGTCGTAATCTTATTAGGTAGCCAGTATGGCGAACAATCCGTTTCAGGTGTGGGTTACATGCATTTGGAATATATTTACGCCATGACGAAGCAGAAACCCGTGATTGTATTCATGCATGAAGATCCTGAATCACGTGATGCTGTATTACATGATCATAAATTAGAATTAAGAGAAAAATTCAAAGAGTTTAGAAAACAGCTTCAACATGAAGTTGATCAAGTTTTTACTTATCGGACTTTGCGTGATTTAGAACTTGCGGTACGTTCGAATATGCCGCAAATGTTAGAACGTTATCCTGTGGTCGGTTGGGTGCGTCCGCAAAATACCCAAGTTTTACAAGATGAAATTGACAGTTTGCGTGCAAAAGTAAAACAACTTGAAACTGAAGTTGGAAGTCGAGAAGTCGATCCGATTGCAACTGTTCCAAAGGTATCAATGCATGAGATTTATTCATTTGAATATCGTATGCATGCTTATCAAGATGGTAATTTCAAAGAAGTTAAACCATTCCGTAAAATGACATGGGCACAATTACTGAATGTCTTAGGTGCCTCATTTGTAATTCCTACACCTGAAGAATATTTTTCTAAACGTATGAATGAATATTTAAATGAAACAGGTCTCGATGATGCACGTGTAGAAATGCCAAGAGCGCATGCTGTTTCTCGCGCGCAAATCAATATTCGTGCACTCCATGAAATTAAAACACAAATGCGTCAAAATGAATGGATCATTCCAACTGGCCGTGATGATCGTCAACGGATGTTATGGCAATTGACCTCAAAAGGGCAGAAGTTATTAGAAAGTAATATTTTGGATAGTAATCGGGTTTTTCAATTTAAGACTATGCATTAA
- the gspG gene encoding type II secretion system major pseudopilin GspG gives MNNSIDKQNAGRSLNASTLAESCNSESEYNLNPAIRSIASRLATRPSVARFNRVSGFTLIEVMVVIVILGVLAALIVPNVMGRGEKAKVDTTSITLKGVAGALDQYKLDNGRYPSMQDGGLDALVNKPAAAKNWLPGGYVKGGYPKDSWENDLQYVIPGREGRSFDLYSFGADGKEGGEGNDADIYYQP, from the coding sequence ATGAATAATTCAATAGATAAACAAAATGCTGGACGTAGCTTGAATGCTTCTACCCTTGCGGAATCTTGCAACTCAGAGTCCGAGTATAATCTTAATCCTGCCATTCGAAGCATAGCTTCTCGTCTTGCGACCCGACCGAGCGTTGCTCGGTTTAATCGGGTCTCAGGATTTACACTCATTGAAGTGATGGTTGTTATTGTAATTTTAGGTGTTTTGGCTGCATTAATCGTTCCGAACGTGATGGGACGTGGTGAAAAAGCCAAAGTTGATACGACGAGTATTACACTCAAAGGCGTTGCTGGCGCTTTAGATCAATATAAGCTCGATAATGGTCGTTACCCATCCATGCAAGATGGTGGTTTAGATGCTTTGGTCAACAAACCTGCGGCCGCTAAAAACTGGTTGCCAGGTGGTTATGTTAAAGGTGGTTATCCAAAAGATAGTTGGGAAAATGATTTACAGTATGTAATTCCAGGCCGTGAAGGTCGTTCATTTGATTTATATTCGTTTGGCGCGGATGGTAAAGAAGGTGGCGAAGGTAATGATGCGGATATTTATTATCAGCCATAA
- a CDS encoding HlyC/CorC family transporter: protein MVEESSPSWGMRGLRKWLGTAPETRDELLKLVQDSRRFLEPDTVAMLEGVLDLPATKIREVMTPRTAIISLQEDDQLLDILDVLIDSAHSRFPVFSADQSDNVVGILLAKDLLPFLTERNVKVDIHSLMRQPVFVPESARSDQVLRMLKNTQTHIAIVIDEYGSTSGLVTLEDILEEIVGEIEDEHDIADEEALYIVPDNDPTTANTWVVQALTPIEHFNTILDADFSDDEVETMGGLLLQEIGLVSDLQGQTIELGDWQFTIIEADARTIHLIRAVRQ from the coding sequence ATGGTCGAGGAATCCAGTCCGTCGTGGGGTATGCGTGGCTTAAGAAAATGGTTAGGTACTGCACCTGAAACCCGCGATGAATTACTCAAGTTAGTTCAAGACTCACGCCGCTTTTTAGAGCCAGATACCGTTGCTATGCTTGAGGGTGTACTTGATCTCCCAGCAACAAAGATTCGAGAAGTGATGACGCCACGCACAGCGATTATCAGCTTACAAGAAGATGATCAACTGTTAGATATTTTGGATGTACTGATTGATTCTGCACATTCACGCTTCCCTGTATTTTCAGCAGATCAAAGCGATAATGTGGTCGGTATTTTATTAGCGAAAGACCTTTTACCTTTCCTAACCGAGCGTAATGTCAAAGTTGATATTCATTCACTGATGCGCCAACCTGTCTTCGTGCCTGAAAGTGCTCGTTCAGATCAAGTCTTGCGTATGTTAAAAAATACACAAACACATATTGCAATTGTCATCGATGAATATGGTTCAACTTCTGGCCTAGTCACCCTTGAAGACATTCTCGAAGAGATCGTCGGTGAAATTGAAGATGAACACGATATTGCCGATGAAGAAGCACTATATATCGTACCTGACAATGATCCAACTACAGCCAATACATGGGTTGTGCAGGCACTTACACCAATTGAACATTTCAACACAATTTTAGATGCAGATTTTTCTGATGATGAAGTTGAAACTATGGGCGGTTTACTGCTGCAAGAGATTGGTTTAGTAAGCGATTTACAAGGTCAAACCATTGAGCTTGGAGATTGGCAATTTACCATTATTGAAGCAGATGCACGCACTATTCATCTGATTCGAGCTGTACGTCAATGA
- a CDS encoding electron transfer flavoprotein-ubiquinone oxidoreductase → MEHIEREAMEFDVVIVGAGPAGLSAAIKIRQLAIENNLPDLSVCVVEKGSEVGAHILSGAVLEPRAMNELFPNWKEEGAPLNVPVTGDETYFLLSDTKAQKMPYWMVPKSMHNEGNYVISLGNVVRWLGQKAEELEVSIFPGFAASEVLYHEDGTVKGIQTGDMGIGKNGEPTHNFTPGYELHAKYTLFAEGCRGHLGKRLIAKYNLDKDADPQHYGIGIKELWEIDPAKHKPGLVMHGAGWPLSETGSAGGWWLYHAENNQVTLGMIVDLSYENPNMYPFMEMQRWKTHPTIKQFLEGGKRISYGARAVVKGGFNSLPKLTFPGGCLIGDDAGFLNFSKIKGSHTAMKSGMLCGEAVFEAIAAGVEKGGDLAIARVLEGDDHFAKELTAYTDKYNNSWLKEELYQARNFGPAMHKFGTWIGGAFNFIDQNILKVPFTLHDLKQDFAALKTVDASTFKPNYPKPDGKLTFDRLSSVFVSNTVHEENQPAHLKLTDPSVPVNVNLPKWDEPAQRYCPAGVYEIMENDDGSKRFQINAANCVHCKTCDIKDPSQNITWVTPEGGGGPNYPNM, encoded by the coding sequence ATGGAACACATCGAACGTGAAGCGATGGAGTTTGACGTAGTGATCGTAGGCGCAGGGCCTGCGGGTTTATCTGCTGCGATTAAAATTCGTCAATTAGCGATTGAAAACAACCTACCTGATCTTTCAGTGTGTGTTGTTGAAAAAGGCTCTGAAGTAGGTGCGCATATCCTTTCTGGTGCTGTACTTGAACCACGTGCCATGAATGAATTGTTCCCGAACTGGAAAGAAGAAGGTGCGCCACTTAATGTACCTGTAACGGGCGACGAAACCTATTTCTTACTTTCTGATACGAAAGCACAAAAAATGCCGTATTGGATGGTACCAAAATCAATGCACAACGAAGGGAACTATGTCATTTCCCTCGGTAACGTTGTGCGTTGGTTAGGTCAAAAAGCTGAAGAATTAGAAGTTTCGATCTTCCCAGGTTTTGCTGCTTCTGAAGTGCTTTACCATGAAGATGGTACTGTGAAAGGGATTCAAACAGGTGATATGGGGATTGGCAAAAATGGTGAGCCAACACATAACTTCACGCCTGGTTATGAACTCCATGCAAAATATACGCTATTTGCTGAAGGTTGCCGTGGTCACCTCGGTAAGCGCCTAATTGCAAAATATAATCTTGATAAAGATGCTGATCCGCAACATTACGGTATTGGTATTAAAGAACTTTGGGAAATCGACCCAGCGAAACACAAACCAGGTCTAGTCATGCATGGTGCGGGTTGGCCTTTATCTGAAACAGGTTCTGCGGGTGGTTGGTGGTTATACCACGCTGAAAACAACCAAGTGACTTTGGGTATGATTGTGGATTTATCTTATGAAAATCCAAATATGTATCCATTCATGGAAATGCAACGTTGGAAAACTCACCCAACCATTAAGCAATTCCTTGAAGGTGGTAAACGCATTTCTTACGGCGCACGTGCAGTTGTAAAAGGTGGCTTTAACTCTTTACCTAAACTGACTTTCCCAGGCGGTTGCTTAATTGGTGATGATGCTGGTTTCTTGAACTTTTCAAAAATCAAAGGCTCTCACACTGCAATGAAATCAGGTATGTTGTGTGGTGAGGCTGTTTTTGAAGCAATCGCTGCTGGCGTAGAAAAAGGTGGTGATCTTGCAATTGCTCGTGTCCTTGAAGGTGACGATCATTTTGCTAAAGAGTTAACTGCTTATACAGATAAGTACAATAATTCTTGGTTAAAAGAAGAATTATATCAAGCACGTAACTTTGGTCCAGCAATGCACAAGTTTGGTACTTGGATTGGTGGCGCATTTAACTTTATCGATCAAAATATCCTTAAAGTCCCATTTACGTTACACGATTTAAAACAAGACTTTGCTGCGCTTAAAACTGTAGATGCATCAACGTTCAAACCAAACTATCCAAAACCAGATGGTAAGTTGACCTTTGACCGTTTATCTTCAGTCTTCGTATCGAATACAGTACATGAAGAAAACCAGCCTGCTCACTTAAAGCTAACCGATCCATCAGTGCCAGTGAATGTAAACTTACCGAAATGGGATGAGCCTGCTCAACGCTACTGCCCTGCTGGTGTTTATGAAATCATGGAAAATGATGATGGTTCTAAGCGCTTCCAGATTAACGCAGCAAACTGCGTACACTGTAAGACTTGTGATATTAAAGACCCTTCACAAAACATTACGTGGGTAACGCCTGAAGGCGGCGGCGGACCGAACTACCCGAATATGTAA
- the tusA gene encoding sulfurtransferase TusA: MSERPQLPTVQLNTRGLRCPEPVMMLHQAIRKAKSGDIVEVLATDPSTSWDIPKFCMHLGHELVLKEESLDENSNTEYRYLVQKG; the protein is encoded by the coding sequence ATGTCCGAACGACCTCAACTTCCCACTGTTCAACTTAATACTAGAGGTTTACGTTGTCCTGAGCCTGTAATGATGTTGCATCAAGCCATTCGCAAAGCCAAGTCGGGCGATATTGTTGAAGTCTTAGCTACAGATCCATCAACATCATGGGATATTCCAAAGTTCTGTATGCATCTTGGGCATGAGTTGGTATTAAAAGAAGAAAGTCTGGATGAAAACAGTAATACTGAATATCGATATTTAGTGCAGAAAGGGTAG
- the gspF gene encoding type II secretion system inner membrane protein GspF, translating to MPAYQFTALDASGKQHKGVLEGDSARQIRQQLRDKAWTPIAVDAVEQKDKQQQRSWFKKSFSAYDLALMTRQLSVLVAAGIPLEEALRAVSKQSEKSHVQNLLIAVRSKVLEGHSLAKSMQQSGRFPELYIATVAAGERSGHLDLILDQLSDYTENRFAMQKKIQGAMIYPIVLMLMSFGIVMGLMTYVVPEIVKTFEQSKEALPWITVALMKASAFIRHTWIAMLILAFIAIILFTRFLRTTAGHYAFDRLTLRLPLFGKLSRGINAARFASTLSILTRSGVPLVEALRIGAEVSNNWVIRDAIEVAMERVTEGGNLATQLERCGYFPPMMVQMIRSGEASGELDRMLDRASTMQDREVTTFISTLLALLEPLMLIFMAAIVLVIVIAVMLPIINMNNMI from the coding sequence ATGCCTGCTTATCAATTTACCGCGCTTGATGCCTCTGGAAAGCAACATAAAGGTGTGCTGGAAGGGGATTCCGCACGCCAAATTCGTCAACAGTTACGCGATAAAGCATGGACACCCATTGCGGTTGATGCCGTTGAGCAAAAAGACAAACAGCAACAACGCTCATGGTTTAAAAAAAGCTTTAGCGCCTATGATCTTGCCCTGATGACCCGTCAGCTTTCAGTCTTGGTCGCTGCAGGAATTCCACTTGAAGAAGCACTGCGTGCAGTGAGTAAACAAAGTGAAAAATCACATGTCCAAAATTTATTAATCGCCGTACGATCCAAGGTTTTGGAAGGACACTCACTGGCGAAAAGTATGCAGCAGTCGGGGCGATTTCCTGAGCTGTATATTGCAACGGTTGCTGCGGGTGAGCGTTCAGGCCATCTTGATCTGATTCTAGATCAGCTTTCGGATTACACCGAAAATCGTTTTGCCATGCAAAAGAAAATTCAGGGTGCGATGATTTATCCGATCGTACTGATGTTGATGTCTTTCGGAATTGTCATGGGTCTAATGACCTATGTCGTGCCTGAAATTGTCAAGACTTTTGAGCAAAGTAAAGAAGCCTTGCCTTGGATTACCGTAGCGCTCATGAAAGCCAGTGCTTTTATTCGGCATACTTGGATTGCTATGCTGATTCTCGCTTTTATTGCGATCATTCTATTTACCCGCTTTCTAAGAACAACCGCAGGGCATTATGCCTTTGACCGATTAACACTCAGATTGCCACTATTTGGTAAACTTTCGCGTGGTATAAATGCGGCACGTTTTGCCAGCACCTTGTCGATTCTGACCCGTTCAGGTGTGCCTTTGGTTGAGGCTCTACGGATCGGTGCTGAAGTGAGTAATAACTGGGTAATTCGTGATGCGATTGAAGTGGCGATGGAGCGTGTAACAGAAGGTGGTAATTTGGCAACACAATTGGAGCGTTGCGGTTATTTTCCCCCAATGATGGTACAAATGATTCGAAGTGGTGAAGCTTCTGGTGAATTAGATCGAATGTTAGATCGAGCTTCAACCATGCAAGATCGTGAGGTGACGACCTTTATTTCTACATTACTGGCCTTACTTGAACCTTTGATGCTGATTTTTATGGCGGCAATTGTATTGGTGATTGTGATTGCAGTAATGTTGCCAATTATTAATATGAACAATATGATCTGA
- the murI gene encoding glutamate racemase: MTAVQPMPLLLDPMPHASADAPIGVFDSGIGGLSIAQEIAQHLPNERILYYADTAHVPYGARSDQEIRKLTAQAIEWLYRQGCKIAVVACNTASAFSLDYLRDYYGERFPIVGLVPALKPAVIQTQSKVVAVLATPATFRGQLIKDVMLKFAEPAGVKVLAVTSLKLVPFVESGQQMSQGCLNVLQEILQPVVAQGADFLVLGCTHYPFLKDAIRQVFGEKLKLIDSGQAVARQTAYILIKNRLLCDKISHNITRIECYVSGNNAIELSLVLKHLVPEQITWTIRNLDEITA, translated from the coding sequence ATGACAGCTGTTCAACCTATGCCTCTCTTATTGGATCCTATGCCACACGCATCTGCTGATGCGCCAATTGGGGTTTTTGATTCGGGTATTGGTGGATTATCGATTGCACAAGAAATTGCACAACATTTACCGAATGAACGCATTCTTTATTATGCAGATACAGCGCATGTTCCCTATGGTGCGCGTTCAGACCAAGAGATTCGCAAGCTTACTGCTCAAGCAATTGAGTGGTTGTATCGACAAGGTTGCAAAATTGCAGTTGTCGCTTGTAACACTGCTTCAGCTTTTAGTTTGGATTATTTGCGAGATTATTATGGTGAGCGTTTTCCAATCGTAGGTTTAGTTCCTGCGTTGAAGCCTGCTGTGATTCAAACCCAATCTAAAGTTGTAGCGGTGTTAGCAACACCAGCAACTTTTCGTGGTCAATTGATTAAAGATGTCATGCTCAAATTTGCTGAACCTGCTGGAGTGAAAGTTCTCGCTGTAACCAGTTTAAAACTTGTACCTTTTGTAGAGTCAGGCCAGCAAATGAGTCAAGGTTGTTTGAATGTATTGCAAGAGATTTTACAGCCTGTTGTTGCTCAAGGTGCGGACTTTTTAGTGTTGGGTTGTACCCATTATCCCTTCCTTAAAGATGCGATTCGTCAGGTTTTTGGTGAAAAGTTAAAGTTAATTGACTCTGGGCAAGCGGTTGCACGACAAACAGCATACATTTTGATAAAAAATAGGTTATTATGTGACAAAATAAGTCATAATATTACACGTATTGAATGTTATGTCAGTGGTAATAATGCGATTGAGTTATCATTAGTGCTCAAACATCTAGTACCAGAACAAATAACATGGACGATTCGCAATTTGGATGAAATTACTGCTTAA
- a CDS encoding DUF2798 domain-containing protein: MQNSKSSFNFQKIPNRYASIVLPFFLSIIMTFIVSCISTLRSMGFEQFSSATWMSAWGISWLIAFPVLLLVLPIVRKLTMLLVQPT; the protein is encoded by the coding sequence ATGCAGAATTCAAAATCTTCTTTTAATTTTCAAAAGATTCCAAATCGTTACGCATCTATTGTTTTACCCTTCTTCTTATCGATTATTATGACCTTTATTGTGTCTTGTATTAGTACACTCAGAAGTATGGGTTTTGAACAATTTTCTTCTGCGACGTGGATGTCAGCATGGGGGATTTCTTGGTTGATTGCATTTCCTGTGCTGCTATTAGTATTACCTATTGTACGTAAATTAACCATGCTACTGGTTCAACCGACTTAA
- the hemH gene encoding ferrochelatase has product MSATPKPKVTVVLANLGTPDEATVPAVRRFLKQFLSDTRVIEIPKPIWWIILHLFVLTFRPKRVAEAYASVWSKDSPMREIVLEQTELVKRRLQSENQHFDLTVVPAMTYGQPSIYGVFEQLEKNPQEHVILLPLFPQYSATSTAPLYDAFAKWIPKQRHLPGLTLIKDYYQHPMFIQALADSVVAYQAKYGKPEKLLMSFHGIPQPYADKGDPYADRCRMTAKLVAEALHLNEHEWAISFQSRFGKQEWVKPYTDVILQQWGEQKVKSVQVLSPAFSADCLETLEELAIQNKELFQHAGGGEYAYIPALNSDQAHIDLLASLVQANLDALTHTLAHR; this is encoded by the coding sequence ATGTCAGCTACACCAAAACCAAAAGTGACTGTGGTTTTAGCAAATTTAGGTACGCCAGACGAAGCCACTGTGCCAGCAGTACGTCGATTTTTAAAACAATTTTTATCCGATACACGTGTAATTGAAATCCCGAAACCGATTTGGTGGATTATTTTACATTTATTTGTATTGACATTCCGTCCTAAAAGAGTGGCTGAAGCTTATGCTTCCGTATGGTCAAAAGATTCACCAATGCGAGAAATTGTGCTTGAGCAAACTGAATTGGTGAAGCGACGTTTACAATCGGAAAATCAGCATTTTGATTTGACGGTTGTTCCTGCTATGACCTATGGGCAACCCAGCATATATGGTGTTTTTGAGCAGCTTGAAAAAAACCCACAAGAGCACGTTATCCTTTTACCTTTATTTCCGCAGTATTCCGCAACATCAACAGCACCCCTTTATGATGCTTTTGCAAAATGGATTCCTAAACAACGCCATTTACCCGGTCTGACGTTAATCAAAGATTATTATCAACATCCCATGTTTATTCAGGCATTGGCGGATAGTGTTGTCGCTTATCAAGCCAAATATGGTAAACCTGAAAAATTATTGATGTCTTTTCATGGTATCCCGCAGCCGTATGCGGATAAAGGTGATCCCTACGCTGATCGTTGCCGTATGACAGCGAAACTCGTCGCTGAGGCATTGCACTTAAATGAGCATGAATGGGCTATTAGTTTCCAATCTCGCTTTGGTAAGCAGGAATGGGTTAAGCCATATACAGATGTGATTTTACAGCAATGGGGTGAGCAAAAAGTTAAATCAGTGCAAGTATTGAGTCCTGCATTTTCGGCGGATTGTTTAGAAACATTGGAAGAGTTGGCCATCCAGAATAAAGAACTGTTTCAACATGCGGGTGGTGGGGAATATGCTTATATTCCGGCTTTGAACAGCGATCAAGCGCATATTGATTTGCTTGCTAGTCTGGTTCAGGCTAATCTTGACGCTCTCACTCATACCTTAGCCCATCGTTAA
- the lnt gene encoding apolipoprotein N-acyltransferase, producing MRAYFEKLLKTSQPQKQLPFIFPLLIALISGAIFSLALAPYYFWWLAILSPALLYAVLRQRSPRQAFALGWAYGFGLWFVGAFWLYTSIHTYGDTNAFLSILMIAFMAAAMGLFTAFQTWLYRRFFPETPLTFAPLWVLFEWAKTWVFTGFPWLFAGYAFTERLLDGYAPLFGVYAVSFVVIVLACALVEFLNRRWFWAIPSALLIVGAWGAGLIQFVHPKAAKPLSVSLIQGNIPQDLKWLTEYQIKTLEIYATLTRAEWGRDLIVWPESSIPLFQTDIPDFLKAMDIQAKKADSAWVTGIPYWDMPKSQQVGEPLYYNSIMASGSDSHGLYKKQRLVPFGEYIPLSGMLKWVLPAMQNDISMSGFSRGESNQKPLTIKGHALAAAICYEVAYPNLTRRNAMNSDFLITVSNDAWFTGTAGPWQHLQMVQMRAKENGRWFIRATNTGVTAFIDHNGHIVKQAPLNQEFVLRGDLPAMQGQTLYNRLSDYPILIFSLLLLVMGWIYRPRKVDISFKSRR from the coding sequence ATGAGAGCCTATTTTGAAAAGCTGTTAAAAACTTCTCAACCGCAAAAACAGTTACCCTTTATTTTCCCCCTTTTGATTGCACTCATTTCAGGTGCAATCTTTAGTTTAGCTTTAGCACCTTATTATTTTTGGTGGCTGGCGATTCTATCACCAGCTCTGTTATATGCTGTATTACGTCAACGTAGCCCACGCCAAGCTTTTGCGCTAGGTTGGGCCTATGGTTTTGGTTTATGGTTTGTCGGTGCGTTCTGGCTCTACACCTCTATCCATACTTATGGTGATACCAATGCATTTTTAAGCATTTTGATGATTGCATTTATGGCGGCAGCCATGGGTTTATTTACAGCTTTTCAAACATGGCTGTACCGTCGCTTTTTCCCAGAAACACCGTTAACCTTCGCCCCACTTTGGGTGTTATTTGAGTGGGCGAAAACTTGGGTATTCACAGGTTTTCCATGGTTATTTGCAGGCTATGCTTTCACTGAACGCTTACTCGATGGCTATGCCCCTTTATTTGGTGTCTATGCTGTTTCTTTTGTTGTGATTGTCTTGGCTTGTGCCTTGGTCGAGTTTTTAAATCGTCGTTGGTTCTGGGCTATTCCTTCTGCACTACTGATAGTGGGTGCATGGGGTGCTGGGTTGATTCAATTTGTGCATCCTAAAGCAGCTAAACCTCTGAGTGTTTCACTGATTCAAGGGAATATTCCACAAGACCTGAAATGGTTGACTGAGTATCAAATTAAAACTTTAGAAATCTATGCCACTTTAACCCGTGCAGAATGGGGGCGTGATCTGATCGTTTGGCCTGAATCATCTATTCCCTTATTTCAAACGGATATTCCAGACTTTTTAAAAGCAATGGATATTCAAGCAAAAAAGGCAGATAGCGCTTGGGTGACTGGAATCCCTTATTGGGATATGCCAAAGTCTCAACAAGTGGGTGAACCCTTGTATTACAACAGTATTATGGCATCAGGCAGTGATTCGCATGGCTTGTATAAAAAACAACGTCTTGTTCCATTTGGCGAATATATTCCTCTTTCAGGAATGCTGAAATGGGTTTTACCTGCGATGCAAAATGATATCAGTATGAGTGGTTTTTCACGTGGGGAATCCAATCAAAAGCCTCTAACCATCAAAGGACATGCGCTTGCAGCAGCCATTTGTTATGAAGTCGCTTATCCTAATCTGACCCGTCGTAATGCGATGAATAGTGACTTTTTAATTACTGTTTCAAATGATGCTTGGTTTACAGGTACAGCAGGTCCTTGGCAACATTTACAAATGGTACAAATGCGTGCCAAAGAAAATGGTCGTTGGTTTATTCGCGCGACTAATACGGGTGTAACTGCATTTATTGATCACAATGGGCACATTGTGAAACAAGCCCCCTTAAATCAGGAATTTGTATTACGTGGTGATTTGCCTGCTATGCAAGGGCAAACGTTATATAATCGTTTGAGTGATTATCCAATCTTGATTTTCTCACTATTATTGTTAGTAATGGGATGGATTTATCGCCCACGTAAAGTTGATATTTCGTTTAAATCCCGTCGATAA
- a CDS encoding MBL fold metallo-hydrolase produces the protein MLQVKIVPVTAFAQNCSILWDSESKDAVLIDAGGDAAVLKQQVEALGLNVKALWLTHGHLDHAGAVGELAKTWNIPVIGPHKEDQFWLDMIQEVSARYGFPIPQPVKVDQWLEGGETLKLGEDEFEVRFAPGHTPGHVMFYNAKHGLLWTGDVLFKGSIGRTDFPKGNHQQLLDSIQRECFSLPDETQFISGHGPISTIGYEKQFNPFVASKAG, from the coding sequence ATGTTGCAAGTCAAAATTGTACCCGTTACTGCATTTGCCCAAAATTGTTCTATTCTTTGGGATAGTGAAAGTAAAGATGCTGTTTTGATTGACGCAGGTGGTGATGCCGCTGTACTCAAACAACAAGTAGAAGCACTCGGTTTAAATGTTAAAGCACTTTGGTTAACGCATGGGCATCTTGATCATGCAGGTGCGGTAGGTGAACTTGCTAAGACATGGAATATTCCAGTGATTGGGCCGCATAAAGAAGATCAGTTTTGGCTTGATATGATCCAAGAAGTCTCAGCACGCTATGGTTTCCCGATCCCACAACCTGTCAAAGTTGATCAGTGGTTAGAGGGGGGCGAAACGTTGAAACTGGGTGAAGATGAGTTTGAAGTCCGTTTTGCGCCAGGTCATACCCCAGGTCATGTGATGTTCTATAATGCCAAACATGGTTTGCTCTGGACCGGTGATGTATTGTTCAAAGGTTCGATTGGGCGTACTGATTTTCCAAAAGGTAATCATCAGCAATTACTGGATTCAATTCAACGTGAATGTTTTAGTTTGCCTGATGAAACTCAGTTTATTTCAGGTCATGGACCTATCAGTACTATTGGTTATGAAAAGCAATTTAACCCATTTGTTGCAAGCAAAGCAGGTTAG
- a CDS encoding DUF1285 domain-containing protein — protein sequence MINENDSSQNPLENQGKIVFPDDRNLMNISQYLKDVQQSHKRSIPPLDQWHPKHCGKMDLKVKANGEWWHEGQLIKRQALLDLFTKVLWKEEGKFYLKTPVEQIEIEVEDEPLLINHVDQIEIDGKSYLQVSTSNQDVVIVDETHPIFMREYAGELRPYVHIRFGINALIQRQSFYHLVNYGSLSENAQGEAVLTLKSGDLILHLST from the coding sequence ATGATAAATGAAAATGATTCTTCACAAAACCCTTTAGAAAATCAGGGAAAAATCGTGTTTCCTGATGATAGAAACTTAATGAACATTTCACAATACTTAAAAGATGTACAGCAAAGTCACAAAAGGTCAATTCCACCTTTAGACCAATGGCATCCAAAGCATTGTGGCAAAATGGATTTGAAAGTAAAAGCCAATGGCGAATGGTGGCACGAAGGTCAATTGATCAAGCGGCAGGCGCTATTGGATTTGTTTACTAAAGTGCTTTGGAAAGAAGAGGGTAAATTTTATCTTAAAACACCTGTAGAGCAGATTGAAATTGAGGTGGAAGATGAGCCTTTATTAATCAATCATGTGGATCAAATTGAAATCGATGGAAAATCTTATTTGCAAGTCTCTACAAGCAATCAGGACGTCGTGATTGTGGATGAAACACACCCTATTTTTATGCGTGAATATGCAGGTGAATTACGCCCATATGTACATATACGTTTTGGTATCAATGCTTTAATCCAAAGACAAAGTTTTTATCATCTTGTGAACTATGGTTCTTTGTCTGAAAATGCTCAAGGTGAGGCTGTTTTAACGTTAAAAAGTGGTGATTTGATCTTGCATTTGAGCACCTGA